The following are encoded in a window of Methanomassiliicoccales archaeon genomic DNA:
- a CDS encoding FadR family transcriptional regulator: MNLKELRVAQELLKDIAIFKKYQPGDKLPSERDLAKMFGVSRTVVREALIALRYLGVIERYISSGSYVKEIGPYKSLQRKLDNLLGLGKDPLEAWQAREVLEPGIARLAAREATFMDIQQLRKAVGEMEAAVIAGAISNFYSTDRDLHYAILQATHNEYLLRLISPLINCVVHPIWWEIKSESINGADEPFRLSLSLHMRIVQAIEAHDEDAAYAQMQMHFSVLGQYLIDKKEVEKWQRIK; encoded by the coding sequence ATGAACCTGAAAGAATTGCGTGTTGCGCAAGAATTGTTAAAAGATATAGCAATTTTTAAAAAATACCAACCTGGTGATAAGTTACCTTCTGAACGAGACCTTGCTAAAATGTTTGGAGTAAGTCGTACTGTTGTTCGTGAGGCTCTTATAGCTTTGCGCTATTTGGGGGTTATCGAGCGGTATATCAGTAGTGGTTCATATGTAAAAGAGATTGGCCCCTATAAAAGCCTCCAAAGGAAACTCGACAACTTGCTGGGACTTGGTAAAGATCCATTAGAAGCATGGCAGGCGCGAGAAGTTTTGGAACCAGGTATTGCGCGCCTAGCTGCGCGCGAGGCAACATTTATGGATATTCAACAACTGCGCAAGGCTGTGGGCGAGATGGAAGCTGCAGTTATAGCTGGTGCTATATCTAATTTTTACTCAACAGATCGAGATTTGCATTATGCAATACTGCAAGCAACACACAACGAGTACCTTTTACGGTTAATAAGTCCTTTGATAAACTGTGTTGTCCATCCTATATGGTGGGAGATAAAATCCGAGAGCATTAACGGTGCTGATGAACCATTCCGCCTGTCCTTGTCACTTCATATGCGCATAGTGCAAGCTATAGAAGCTCATGATGAAGACGCAGCCTATGCGCAAATGCAGATGCATTTTTCTGTTCTTGGGCAGTATCTTATAGACAAAAAGGAGGTGGAAAAATGGCAGAGAATAAAGTAA
- a CDS encoding sugar ABC transporter permease has product MKLKNEERAAYAMVGPALLCLLIFVMYPMCLAVYLSLTNSTVGRTGSFVGIDNFVWLFKTRSFRTTLCNVGIYLAVAVSLKTVLGILLALLLNRVSICPRLVRALILLPWVAPIALTTLAWRWLFDPRYSSINWALRSLGLIETNIPWLSFPTFARVAVITVNVWRGLPFFAVNFLAGLKGIPQELYEAAKVDGAGPFAQFRYITLPSLAPVLAIVLLFSTVMTISDFPIVFVLTRGGPIDTTHLLATLAYQVGLTGGFIGRGAAISLFLAPVLFVVVFLLLKLTRERWTW; this is encoded by the coding sequence ATGAAGTTAAAAAACGAAGAGCGTGCCGCATATGCGATGGTTGGACCAGCGCTCCTTTGCCTTTTGATTTTCGTTATGTACCCCATGTGTTTGGCAGTTTATTTATCATTGACTAATTCTACCGTTGGTCGTACAGGTTCCTTTGTGGGCATTGATAACTTTGTTTGGCTTTTTAAAACACGGTCTTTTCGTACAACTTTATGCAATGTAGGAATTTATCTTGCAGTGGCTGTTTCTCTAAAGACGGTCCTGGGCATACTTCTTGCTTTACTGCTGAATCGGGTTTCAATCTGCCCAAGACTCGTTCGAGCTTTGATTCTGCTGCCATGGGTTGCGCCGATTGCTTTGACAACGCTTGCTTGGAGATGGCTTTTTGATCCTCGATATAGCAGCATCAATTGGGCTTTGCGTTCGTTAGGTTTGATTGAAACAAATATACCGTGGCTCTCTTTTCCAACTTTTGCTAGAGTTGCTGTTATCACGGTCAATGTATGGCGAGGTTTACCCTTTTTCGCTGTCAACTTTTTAGCTGGCTTAAAGGGAATTCCACAAGAGCTTTATGAAGCAGCTAAAGTCGACGGAGCTGGCCCCTTTGCCCAGTTTAGATATATTACTCTTCCTTCGCTTGCTCCAGTTTTAGCAATTGTACTTTTGTTTTCAACTGTTATGACTATAAGTGATTTTCCCATCGTTTTTGTTCTCACTCGAGGAGGGCCTATTGACACTACTCATTTGCTCGCGACTCTGGCATACCAAGTGGGTTTGACGGGTGGCTTTATCGGGCGTGGAGCTGCTATTAGCCTTTTTTTGGCTCCTGTACTTTTTGTAGTTGTTTTTCTCTTGCTAAAACTAACAAGAGAGAGGTGGACATGGTAA
- a CDS encoding SIS domain-containing protein: protein MAENKVIQAKEGQNNIIEQYFQKIVEILSAIKDNEQSSIKTAAEWIAQAIAEDRLIHVFGTGGHSVMGAMEVFYRAGSLVPINPLFPPGISVLDSHPNTERIEGYAKHVLEYYGVGPGDILIIVNVNGINAVTIDAAFEGKRRGAKLIGVTSPEFSRAVPPGIPARHSSNKNLCDLVDLVVDVHVPPGDAVLSIPGVPAKVGASSTFAICFALNCIIAMAAFLLTQKGITAPIWVSANIPGGDEANKNYRQRYMHRIRHLY, encoded by the coding sequence ATGGCAGAGAATAAAGTAATACAGGCAAAGGAGGGGCAAAACAATATAATCGAGCAATATTTCCAAAAAATTGTGGAGATATTATCTGCAATTAAAGACAACGAACAAAGCAGCATTAAAACCGCTGCAGAGTGGATAGCTCAAGCGATAGCTGAAGATAGATTAATCCATGTCTTTGGTACAGGTGGACATTCTGTAATGGGGGCAATGGAAGTATTTTACCGTGCGGGTTCTTTGGTTCCAATCAACCCTCTTTTTCCTCCCGGTATTTCTGTATTAGATAGTCATCCTAATACAGAAAGAATCGAAGGGTATGCAAAACATGTTTTAGAATATTATGGAGTAGGGCCTGGTGATATTTTAATAATCGTTAACGTTAATGGAATAAACGCTGTTACTATTGATGCTGCCTTTGAAGGAAAACGACGAGGAGCAAAGCTTATTGGGGTAACTTCCCCTGAATTTTCTCGTGCAGTTCCGCCAGGCATACCTGCTAGGCACTCTAGCAATAAGAATCTTTGTGACCTAGTAGATTTAGTAGTAGATGTGCATGTTCCTCCAGGTGATGCCGTGCTTTCCATTCCTGGAGTGCCTGCTAAGGTAGGAGCTAGTTCTACTTTCGCAATATGTTTTGCTCTCAACTGCATAATTGCAATGGCTGCCTTCTTGCTTACACAAAAAGGTATTACCGCTCCTATATGGGTCAGTGCCAATATACCGGGAGGCGATGAAGCGAATAAAAATTATCGTCAGCGTTACATGCATCGTATTAGGCATCTTTATTAA
- a CDS encoding carbohydrate ABC transporter permease: MVTRRLQRGFRFLIVQFGLVPFILFASFPFYWMLLTSFKSDIELYNLRTNPFIIIKPTLQHYSYLFAHTNFVRWLLNTFLVCSISTLFSVLISTFAGYALARLRFRGASLAGSLIFFAYLVPPTLLFLPLTRVISSLGLADKLWSLIVTYPSFMIPFSTWMLMAFFRTIPREIEECALIDGCTRLQAIRRIVLPLALPGVVTVTLFSFLQGWQDMIYSAAFITTSVHKTLSVGVTQELIRGDLFYWGSLMGGALIGSLPVILIFVFLLDYYISGLTAGAIKG; the protein is encoded by the coding sequence ATGGTAACGCGACGGTTACAACGCGGGTTTCGTTTTCTTATAGTTCAGTTTGGGCTTGTACCATTTATCCTTTTTGCAAGTTTTCCTTTTTATTGGATGTTACTTACATCATTTAAATCAGATATTGAATTGTATAACCTTCGTACAAATCCATTTATTATAATAAAACCAACGTTGCAACATTATTCTTACTTGTTCGCACATACTAACTTTGTGCGTTGGTTACTCAATACTTTCCTGGTTTGTAGTATTTCAACATTGTTTTCAGTACTTATAAGCACTTTTGCAGGATATGCCCTAGCACGTCTTCGCTTTCGAGGAGCTTCTTTAGCTGGCTCGCTCATATTTTTTGCATATTTAGTTCCGCCAACTTTGCTTTTCTTGCCACTTACACGCGTCATTTCGAGCTTAGGATTGGCAGACAAGCTTTGGTCTCTAATAGTTACGTATCCTTCTTTTATGATACCTTTTTCGACGTGGATGCTTATGGCTTTTTTCCGGACTATCCCCCGCGAGATTGAAGAATGCGCTTTAATCGATGGTTGTACCAGATTGCAAGCCATTCGAAGGATTGTATTACCTCTTGCTCTTCCAGGAGTTGTTACCGTGACTTTGTTTTCTTTCTTACAAGGATGGCAGGATATGATTTACTCCGCCGCTTTTATTACTACAAGTGTTCATAAAACTCTTTCTGTCGGAGTAACACAAGAGCTTATCCGTGGCGACCTTTTCTATTGGGGGTCATTAATGGGGGGAGCTCTGATTGGCTCGTTGCCGGTAATATTGATATTCGTCTTTCTTCTTGATTATTACATCTCTGGGTTAACAGCAGGTGCAATAAAAGGCTAA
- a CDS encoding transposase, translating to MFPPYDARRAVNLSDLVLVLYAVGVSDCRVGEVMSHLLGHRYSHTTVSRITRACAGAGEGVSHVPLAEALHRGYLDVLFVKVLHQEAWVQKEAVYVVLGTIPEGQREVLGFLPGSPRSRPRCGRKRCSKTSRNEGYGECWCLSPTTFLGSRRSFPGCTRRRVSQCVVHKVCSTLSKEEDQEAVAWNLKGVTGQNSPRRRGEPGRAFMRRWGGRLFSGGASEGGGSGVVALFLWGIPRHWLGLLEEHKPSGAVHAGAEARD from the coding sequence CTGTTTCCCCCTTACGACGCTCGACGAGCCGTCAACCTTTCCGACCTTGTGTTGGTACTGTATGCCGTGGGGGTGTCCGACTGCAGGGTGGGGGAGGTGATGAGCCACCTCTTGGGGCACCGGTATTCCCATACCACGGTGAGCCGGATCACCCGAGCTTGTGCTGGAGCGGGTGAAGGAGTTTCGCACGTGCCCCTTGCGGAAGCGCTACACCGTGGTTATCTGGATGTCCTGTTTGTGAAGGTGTTGCACCAGGAAGCATGGGTCCAAAAGGAAGCTGTGTACGTGGTCCTGGGGACCATCCCTGAGGGCCAGCGAGAGGTACTGGGGTTTTTACCTGGTTCCCCACGGAGTCGGCCGCGGTGTGGCAGGAAGAGGTGCTCAAAAACCTCTAGGAACGAGGGTTACGGGGAGTGTTGGTGTTTGTCACCGACGACTTTCCTGGGATCGAGGAGGTCATTCCCTGGGTGCACCCGAAGGCGCGTGAGCCAATGCGTGGTGCACAAGGTATGCAGCACCTTGTCCAAGGAGGAGGACCAGGAGGCGGTGGCCTGGAACCTCAAGGGGGTTACCGGGCAGAATTCCCCAAGGAGGCGCGGAGAGCCTGGCAGAGCCTTCATGCGCCGCTGGGGAGGGCGGCTATTCTCAGGTGGTGCAAGCGAGGGAGGAGGATCTGGAGTCGTTGCTTTGTTTCTTTGGGGCATCCCAAGGCATTGGTTGGGCTTACTTGAGGAGCACAAACCTTCTGGAGCAGTTCATGCAGGAGCTGAGGCGAGGGACTAA
- the larA gene encoding nickel-dependent lactate racemase has translation MKVQLPYGSETLTLELPESMTVEILLPKRPRLSCLVAHEIVHALNNPISALPLRSCINHKNKIALICEDITRPTPLNIILPYVLEELQKAGVPRSNVTIFVALGSHRPMTSAEILCKFGIDVCRDYEIRNSPNQPIYIGQTSSGVPIYIDRGVVDADIKIGIGSIFPHPAVGYTGGAKIIYPGVAGVPTVAGLHLIAATLGHDVFGELNNPVRTEIEQWVQKIGLDFIVNVVLTTNNEIYKVVAGHFITAHRAGVKYCKEIYSATARNKADVVIVSSAPADLDFWQAGKAIIAAGKVVRDGGVIILATPCYEGEGPHKSFMELCGKKNLDALLTTMLKNKNLDSEIVLPASVAALLQFVRRKAHIIVVSTGLTREAVEAAGLCYFNDINEAVARVFHQYRNRKNVVCAIIPYGGHTYPMVV, from the coding sequence ATGAAGGTTCAACTTCCTTACGGTTCGGAGACCTTAACTCTCGAGTTACCAGAGTCTATGACTGTTGAGATTCTTCTCCCTAAACGCCCTAGGCTTTCTTGTCTTGTCGCGCATGAGATTGTCCATGCTTTAAATAATCCAATATCGGCTTTACCGTTACGTTCGTGTATTAATCACAAGAACAAAATAGCGCTTATTTGCGAAGATATAACACGCCCTACTCCGTTAAATATAATCCTCCCTTATGTGTTAGAAGAGCTCCAAAAAGCTGGAGTGCCGCGATCTAATGTTACAATTTTTGTAGCGCTTGGTAGCCATCGCCCTATGACGTCTGCTGAAATACTATGCAAATTTGGGATTGACGTCTGCAGAGATTATGAAATACGAAATTCGCCAAATCAGCCAATATATATTGGGCAAACCAGTTCGGGCGTTCCTATTTATATTGACCGTGGTGTAGTAGATGCTGACATCAAAATTGGCATCGGCAGCATCTTTCCTCATCCGGCAGTAGGTTATACCGGAGGAGCGAAAATCATATATCCAGGTGTGGCCGGAGTCCCTACGGTAGCTGGGTTACATCTTATTGCCGCAACTTTAGGACACGACGTTTTTGGAGAGCTAAATAACCCTGTTAGGACAGAAATTGAACAATGGGTACAGAAAATTGGGTTAGATTTTATTGTTAATGTAGTGTTAACCACAAATAATGAAATATACAAAGTTGTTGCAGGCCATTTCATCACTGCACATCGTGCGGGTGTTAAATATTGCAAAGAAATTTACAGTGCTACAGCTCGCAACAAAGCGGATGTAGTAATAGTTTCCTCTGCTCCTGCTGATTTGGACTTTTGGCAAGCTGGTAAAGCAATCATCGCAGCTGGTAAGGTGGTTCGCGATGGGGGTGTCATTATATTGGCGACTCCATGTTATGAAGGAGAAGGACCCCATAAGAGCTTTATGGAGTTATGCGGCAAAAAGAATCTCGACGCATTATTAACTACAATGTTAAAGAACAAAAATCTTGATTCAGAAATAGTTTTGCCTGCTTCTGTTGCTGCTCTTCTACAATTTGTGCGCCGAAAAGCTCACATAATTGTTGTTTCTACAGGACTAACCCGCGAAGCTGTTGAAGCAGCCGGACTTTGCTATTTCAACGATATTAACGAAGCTGTTGCGCGAGTTTTCCACCAATATAGAAACAGAAAAAATGTAGTGTGTGCCATTATTCCATATGGCGGGCACACATATCCTATGGTAGTTTAA
- a CDS encoding extracellular solute-binding protein, which yields MVKGRSKAGRWLAYVLVCLLVTGVGVTGTETLRILMFSSFVKDNDEALKALAAKFGEERGVNVVVEFVSIPDMYARAAAEAEAKAGHDIIGAENLMVSLYKDLLVPIDDVVQEIIDRWGPFHPIAQDLCYLDGHWKGLPIWAVAFHGLYRKDYLSAAGVSAIYTWDDLLTAAPKLWEIGHPIAFAISSTGDANNSLMQIMWGFGAKIATEEGVVAIDSPETRRAIEYVKKLFPYMPPEVLGWDNAGNNTFILSGVGSWTLNPISVLISARRTDPDLAAQLRVHGAVTGPAGTYGSADVYHFMIWNFSPNIELAKDFLRFLYQEENMYFYIGSGKGFNMPLHPRFDAHPVFYEDPVIAPLVGYMRFAKYFGWPAPPDGRAQMTYTTWVIPTMFYKVVTGMATVDQAIKEAEEALIAIGYLPKR from the coding sequence ATGGTCAAGGGAAGGAGCAAGGCAGGTAGGTGGCTCGCTTACGTATTGGTCTGTCTGTTGGTGACCGGCGTAGGCGTTACAGGAACAGAGACACTTCGTATCCTTATGTTTAGCTCATTTGTCAAAGACAACGATGAGGCGCTTAAAGCCCTGGCTGCAAAATTCGGCGAAGAAAGAGGTGTCAACGTTGTTGTAGAGTTCGTTTCTATCCCTGATATGTATGCAAGAGCTGCTGCTGAAGCAGAAGCAAAAGCAGGCCATGATATAATCGGCGCCGAAAATTTAATGGTGTCTTTGTATAAAGATTTGCTCGTACCCATCGATGACGTTGTGCAGGAAATAATCGACCGGTGGGGACCATTCCATCCAATTGCACAAGATCTCTGCTACCTTGACGGCCATTGGAAAGGGTTACCTATCTGGGCTGTTGCTTTTCATGGCCTTTATCGGAAAGACTACCTCTCTGCCGCTGGAGTTAGTGCGATTTACACGTGGGACGACCTCCTAACAGCTGCTCCTAAATTATGGGAAATAGGACATCCTATAGCCTTTGCAATCAGTTCTACCGGTGATGCAAATAACTCGCTAATGCAAATAATGTGGGGGTTTGGCGCAAAGATTGCTACTGAAGAAGGTGTAGTAGCCATTGACTCACCGGAGACACGAAGAGCGATCGAATATGTCAAAAAACTTTTCCCATATATGCCTCCAGAGGTGCTAGGTTGGGATAACGCTGGTAACAACACCTTTATCCTTTCTGGTGTGGGCTCATGGACGTTAAACCCCATTAGCGTTCTTATTAGTGCCCGAAGGACTGACCCCGATCTTGCAGCCCAGCTTAGGGTACATGGCGCTGTTACAGGTCCTGCGGGGACTTATGGCTCTGCAGATGTCTATCACTTCATGATTTGGAACTTTTCACCCAATATCGAGCTTGCAAAAGATTTTCTCCGTTTCTTGTATCAAGAAGAGAACATGTACTTCTACATTGGTAGCGGGAAAGGGTTTAATATGCCCCTCCATCCACGGTTCGATGCACATCCCGTCTTTTACGAGGACCCTGTTATAGCTCCTTTGGTTGGTTACATGCGGTTTGCCAAATATTTCGGCTGGCCTGCACCTCCTGACGGCCGTGCGCAGATGACCTACACCACGTGGGTTATACCTACCATGTTTTATAAGGTTGTGACGGGTATGGCCACAGTCGATCAAGCAATCAAAGAAGCAGAAGAGGCTTTAATTGCTATTGGATACCTTCCTAAAAGGTAA
- a CDS encoding glucosamine-6-phosphate deaminase encodes MKVYIYNTADEMAHAAANLAASILTSCVAAKGNAVFVAATGTSQLAFLAALTTHKEIPWDKTIMFHLDEYIGLDESHPASFRNYLRKHLISKVPLGKYYLINGNAPDPETECRRLAEIISAYKIDIAFVGIGENGHLAFNDPPADFDTDAPYIVVKLDETSRFQQVKEGWFTKIEEVPHTAITMSIKCILKAEVIIAVVPEARKALAVKQTLEGPITPLCPATALRLHPNVHLFLDKDSASMLDLSKLRAHYDIVVKERS; translated from the coding sequence TTGAAAGTTTATATATACAACACAGCAGATGAAATGGCCCATGCTGCTGCAAATTTAGCGGCTAGCATTTTGACTAGTTGTGTTGCTGCTAAAGGCAATGCTGTTTTCGTTGCAGCCACAGGCACTTCTCAACTCGCTTTTTTAGCTGCTTTGACAACACATAAAGAAATTCCTTGGGATAAAACGATAATGTTTCATCTTGACGAATATATAGGGTTAGATGAAAGCCATCCAGCAAGTTTTCGTAATTATCTTCGAAAACATTTGATTAGTAAAGTACCGTTGGGTAAATACTATTTAATAAATGGAAATGCACCTGATCCAGAAACAGAATGTCGCCGTTTAGCAGAGATTATTTCAGCTTATAAGATTGATATAGCTTTTGTTGGTATAGGCGAAAACGGTCATTTAGCATTTAATGACCCACCTGCGGATTTTGATACAGATGCGCCGTATATCGTGGTTAAACTTGACGAAACATCTCGATTCCAGCAAGTTAAAGAAGGGTGGTTTACAAAGATAGAAGAGGTTCCGCACACAGCCATTACTATGTCCATTAAGTGCATTTTAAAGGCAGAAGTTATAATCGCAGTTGTTCCAGAAGCACGAAAGGCTTTAGCAGTAAAACAAACTTTGGAAGGTCCGATTACGCCACTTTGTCCGGCTACAGCTTTGCGTCTGCATCCCAATGTGCATTTGTTCCTGGATAAAGATTCCGCAAGTATGTTGGACCTTTCTAAGCTACGTGCACATTATGACATTGTTGTCAAAGAAAGGAGTTAA
- a CDS encoding sugar phosphate isomerase/epimerase: MEAGLRFGTAWLLTMSWPLGLIVPVQDPTPFSVFSPEEWPGSLGRVHAAGYAVVELAVTDPALLDLQKLEIALRQYSLKLAAFTTGQAAWKEGLSLSSADEKIREKAISRIMSHAKVAEHLEAVVIVGLLRGKDGDLLLLREALKECTKAYPQVRFALEPLNRYETTLINTVSEALELIDQVGAENLGVLFDTFHANIEEPCIPKALELCGDRLFHVHLADSNRWIPGFGHFPFAELWKALKEVGYKGALVLECFPRPDPEHLLSEAEVRKRVGLS; encoded by the coding sequence GTGGAAGCCGGTTTACGCTTTGGCACGGCGTGGCTTTTGACGATGAGCTGGCCGCTTGGGTTAATTGTCCCGGTCCAGGATCCTACGCCGTTCTCGGTGTTTTCCCCTGAAGAGTGGCCGGGAAGCCTGGGCCGGGTCCATGCGGCCGGATACGCTGTAGTGGAACTGGCCGTGACCGATCCAGCCTTGCTCGATCTTCAAAAGTTGGAGATTGCGCTTCGGCAATATAGCCTCAAACTCGCAGCCTTCACCACGGGGCAAGCCGCGTGGAAGGAAGGGCTTTCCCTTTCTTCAGCGGACGAAAAGATCAGAGAAAAAGCCATAAGCCGCATAATGTCTCATGCAAAAGTTGCTGAGCATCTTGAAGCTGTGGTCATCGTGGGGCTTTTGCGTGGGAAGGATGGGGATCTCCTTCTCCTCCGCGAAGCCTTGAAGGAATGCACCAAGGCCTATCCCCAGGTGCGGTTCGCCTTGGAACCCCTTAACCGTTATGAAACGACGCTTATAAACACGGTTTCCGAAGCTTTAGAGCTTATCGACCAGGTTGGTGCGGAAAACCTCGGGGTTTTGTTCGATACGTTCCATGCTAATATCGAAGAGCCCTGCATTCCCAAGGCTTTGGAACTCTGTGGAGATCGCCTTTTTCATGTACATCTTGCGGATTCCAACCGTTGGATCCCGGGTTTCGGACATTTTCCGTTTGCAGAGCTCTGGAAAGCCTTGAAAGAAGTTGGTTATAAAGGGGCTTTAGTGTTGGAGTGTTTCCCCCGCCCTGATCCCGAGCATTTGTTATCGGAAGCCGAGGTGAGGAAGCGTGTTGGGCTCTCCTGA